The stretch of DNA aacgtcagtccatacatatcttgacatgtggttgaccattggccgcctattttcgacagaggggaacgcctgttaatggcggctccattgttaattactccgaggtggGGAATAAAACAAAGAGCATGCTTTATGGTAGGTAACAACTAATCGGACCAAattacgtaagtaggttatgtttggtatgttgtcaggaatcTTAGAACGTGATTTTAATTTCGTCGCATTGCGTATCTTCTGTCCCTCACTAGCGCACGCGAATGTCCGTCTATATAAAATAAGAAACGAAAAGTCCAAATCGTGTAGGTCACGTTTAATGAACAACATCGGTTCCGACAAGTTGGGCCGTTGGGCCAATATATCGCCAAAGTataagatggtcaagcaaatcttgtcagtagaaaaaggcgcgaaattcaaattttctatgggacgatatcccttcacgcctacatttttaaaacttgccgcctttttctactgccaagatctgcttgaccaactatatgtaGAGGCCCAATgatggtaaaaaaaaaagtggtcagtGTTGCCACGCATATTATTAATTTGCCCTCGtttagagttacaccaagaaaagtctgcagcgatagcGATGTTATCAAaataacccacgcagtgcaagtgtacatcttaatttcatagaagattgacgtttaaaatgtcacttacactgcgagggctatcaaaatcgatgcagacttttcacggtctgactctagcttCGAAGCATtaagagccctctaaattgaaaaaatgccccagaacgaaaaaactggcctcacaaattggtattcttgcttccgcacctcattttatcggtaatatcggtcattatcggcggttgaattcggcgagccaaattggtgtttgcgtccgcacctcctgattcgatcgggcaattgaatcagaatggcgaaaaattgactaatctggatacaatattttaaactttcgcgttttgaacacatattaactcacatttatagacgggtctaacgcgaattttattcaattaccttgatttaccgacgtttcgacacaggtttcactggtcgtggtcgcggctgactgatgtcccagcaaaatgtcaaaacagagatttgtggaactacccgacgaaaagtatatggaaaagtttggggtagacatcacattttcaaaccacccactacacataatgttaattattgtcaatagtccgacacgcaacactcacaataTCCACGCACACGTCCGAAGATAGATCCTTTGGCTTTAACTTCTGTATCACTGGTTCCCAAGTTGGCGATAAGTTGAATCCATCCTCCCTATTAAAATTCCTGGGGTGTTTCTTGATTTCAATTGCTTCTCGCACAACTCGAGGATAATAATGGCGTTCAGTGGAGACAACTTTTGGTCTATGTAACTCAATCCAGTGATTTGTGCCAGATGTAAGAAGATGTTCGGCGATTGCGGATATGTGTAATTGGATATTTTTAACTGCCGCTATGTGCTCTTTCAACCTTTCTTGCACGCTCCGTTTAGTTTGTCCAATGTACACACTTCCGCAGCTACAGTCTATTTTGTAAACGTCCGGATTTTGGTAGGGAATGACATCTTTTGGACTGCGCAGCAGATCTGCTACTTTGAATAACGGCTTGCATACAGACTTGATGGAGAATTTCTTAAGTACTGCTCCAATTTTGTCCGTTATCCCTTTCACATATGGTAGAAACGCTGGTTGTCTGTTGACCTCTGGATGTCTTTCCGTTCTTTTCGGCTTACGTTTCATCCTCCCACGGTATCCATTCTTCTCCAACACAGCTTGGACATGGGCTAGTTCACCGTCCAGGTGCTCAGGGTCGCATAAGTCATGTGCCCTGTTCACCAAGGACGGAGGAAGGAGTtcaatcaaggtaattgaataaaattcgcgttagacccgtctataaatgtgagttaatatgtaatctggatacgcctttagcTGTACATTTGGGCGATGACATCATATCGTCGCATCCCGGGCGATAACTCATAAAGTGGTCGATCATccatgaatttttatttgattccTCTTagactagaaataaaaaaacatttttcgtAAAGTTTTAGTGGGCCTTTATTATGTTAGCCGATTTTCAATCTTCGTTTTGTGCAGGTGTTACAGtacctgaaaaaaaatatctgtaAAAGAGTACAGAAGATAATTCGAACGTACAGTGACATCAGGATGATATCTAAACGGTGTCATTTCGCTCCTCTTTCGCTCATACTCGAATGCAACAGCATTGATTATTATAAGGAAATTGCTAAGatcattgacgtataatatctaaggacgggctaatggggcactaaaaatggtactagttcagcggtgttaatCACGAactccagccaatcgtgcagtctaacgctactagttgcgaccaatagcgcgcgtgatgcgaactcgtcaaccaatcgcgttgtagcgttTTCACACCACtttactggcccctgtcatgcttcattattattgcccgtaaagccagtccctagatatctatgtcaatggctAAGATACTGCAATGCAACAACATTGACTTAAGAAACCAGACTGCTAAAGACACTCACTGTTAGGAGGCCCCAGCGAGGAGAATAAGGAGCCTCGCTTATAAGGTCCTCCAGGGTTCAGTTCACAAAGCGCCTGGTACTTGTCCTTGCAGGATGTTGACCTCCAGGTCTTCTGGCGAGTGACTACGACGCAGTTGAACCTGTCGTGTCGCCGCCGCGGGTGCCCGGGCGCCCAGGCTCGGTAGGTCGTGCAGTCTAGCGAGTCACCTGTTAAAATAGGATCGGTTGGTCATTTATTACATTTGGCACGAGGGTTGACTAGTAGAGAATGTCAATAGACATTAAGTCTACCCGTCCGCTTGGGTACGGTACGGTGACAAATGTCACCTTCATACAATTATGTGTATAGTCGAGTTTGGTGGGGGTTAGGGACACTTACTCGGCCCATTCGCAGAGTTGGCTATGTATGTTTACTAGGGAATAACATACCATTGGCTCCTATAAACACGCTGTTGCTAGCATTGCTTCTCCGCAGCGCAACCAGCGCAGCATCGACTCCCGCTCCGGCCAACATCTGCGCGAGAGCATCCGTCATTTGCTCGCTAGCCGTATCGGCTAGGACCCCGCTCATGTTTCGGCAGACGGTGCTCGCTTCCGTGTAGTTGAGTTGGGTTAGGTACAATTACTCGCCCCCATTCGCATTGGCTTGAGTTGGCCATGTATGTCTACTAGGGAATAACATACCATTGGCTCCTATAAACAAGCTGTTGCTAGCATTGCTTCTCCGCAGCGCAACAAGCGCAGCATCGACTCCCGCGCCGGCCAACATCTGCGCGAGGGCATCCGTTCGTTGCTCGCTAGCCGTATCGGCTAGGACTCCGCTCATGTTTCGGCAGGCGGTGCGCGCCTCCGTGTAGTTGAGTTTTGTGGGCGTCAGGAAGAACATTCCGGTAGCTGGGATGCATGTAGAGTTTATATGCactgaaataaagataaaatagaaTCCAGCTGACTCTGCAGATTTTTCAGTGACAGCCACCATACCACACGCCATATCACCATATGATTTTACAATATCACTTGACTCTATTACTTAAGAGATACAACATATAATGGCTCAAATCGCTTTTGTGTTAGTGATGAAACCGAGAGCATGTGCATGAAGAGCCGAAGGCGTTGCTTTCACTGCAATGTCCGTTTAACCTATTAATTTATGGTAAAAATACATCTTTTACCAAGCATGgttgataaataaatagttacttaCGAACGGGTTTAGCGTAAATGCTATAATAGTCATATCTCGAGTCATTGACTAAAGATAAACCTCCATCTACCTCAGCACACTTCAGGACCTCACACGTATACTCCAAAGGTTCAGTTTCATTATCCTTCTTCTTTTTCCCTGTCTTTCTTAACACTTCCGGTGGCACAAAGTTTAATGCCAACGCCTTCTTTTCGATGCCAAGGCGCTGGCAGCTGGTTAAAGTGCTGTAGTTGGCCTTCGCAGCAACGCCAAGTTTGGACCGTTGgcatttttccattttgtaaTATTTGGGGACGACGGGAGTGGTTTCGCTGGAGCATTTTGTGTTTGCACTTGTTGTTATTATTAGAGAGGATGATATTATTAAAAGGAACATCTGAGGCTTTATCTTCATTAGGTACTGGTTTGTTTCCAAGTCAGTTGATTTCACGGAAGTCGTACTGCATGTATTTACTTAGTATTCTCCTATTGTAAAACTTGACTAGTAAGTAATACTTAAGTTATTCGTTGTAAAGCATCATGCACTTTGACTATTTGCTGTCCTCtaccaacttttttttaaagtgtacctACAGCGCATATACGGTTAGCAACCTCAAAAAGCAAAGCGTGATACAGGATCACAGTGGGTATCACACACATACACAGTAATTCATAAACGCAAGAAGCCGACAGACTGATTGATGCAGTACAATAGCGTCAAGCCGTCAACGTACCTAATGATGACAATCATTGTATCAGTTGATCTGATGATTGTTTTGACCTATTTAGGCCTTGCCAAGTATGTAGAAACTGTAACATTTATTTGATTCAGAAtttgatttaatcaaatcaaaataaatccatacttactaatattataaggcgaaagtgtgtctgtctgtctgtctgttacctcatcacgcttaagccgctgaaccgatttagttgaaatttggtatagcttgagtcccgggaaaggacataggatagtttttatgtcgaaaagtcatccctgaagagagcgcaaaggggggtggaattgaaagagttaatgaattgcctaataattgaagtataaagcaatgcgcgaattgaatgattgctattagcattatccggCAAGGAGAGTTAAGTGCGGGCTCCTAATACCAAATATAAACAACGTCCTGGGAAGACGTCCGTCAGGCAGCTGATGGACTAAGGTACCAGAACGAATGGGCCAAGGTCGGGTCTTGGTCCATTATCCAAATACTGCGGCAAGACCAGGGGTGGTTTGTCGAATTCACAATCCCCGAAGACCTCGTCCCCGCCTTCATGGAGAGGGGGAGATCCCTGAACTGTGGGGTGGGCAATGTCTACCTCAGGTTCAGGGGTCCCGGAGGCAAATACCTGGACCAGCCTCCCACCCCACAGGACCCAACCCTAAGGGTAACGGGAGCACAGGTCCCCAACGAACAGGCCGCGGGCACCTCCGAGCAGAGTAAGTCTGTCTCCGGGGAGAAAGATGCCCCCCCAGCTCTACCCAAGCCGGCGATACCCGAACTCTCGGAGGATGAACTCCTTGGCACTGGTGAGGGACCAGCCGGGACATCATCCGAGGGTGAGGACTTGTCGGCTTGGATAGAGTCGGGGCTGGTCGACATGTTGAAGGAGGGAGGGGAGATGCAAGATGCCGCCCCCACCACCGACAACATGGACACCGACTAGTGTCCTCCAAGCAAACCTCCAGCACAGCGTGGCCGCTACGGTCCAACTGAGACGCTGTCTGGCAGGTTTGCCAACAGCCGTTGCCCTCCTACAAGAACCATGGACGGGCAACGGACACATACGCGGGCTCTACGACACGAAAGGTAAGCTCTATCACTCCACGGAACATGCCGTCCCTAGGGCATGTATCCTAACCACTAACAATATTATTGCACAACCGCTCACTGAGTTCTGTTCCAGAGACCTGTGTGcgattaaactacaagttccaCTGCCAACAGGCTGTCGCGACCTAGTCCTCGCCTCGGCGTACATGCCCGGAGAGGACGAGCCACCGCCTGCTGAACTACAACGGCTGGTCAACCACTGCGAGAGATCAGGCCTCGCAATAATCATCGGGGCCGACTCCAACGCACACCGCCCGCTGTGGGGAATGGAGACCAGCAACAACAGAGGTAAGACACTTGTTGAATATCTTGTGACTACTAATCTAAACATTCTCAATGTAGGCGCTGAAccaacatttgtaaacaaaagaTGCAGTACGATTATCGACCTGACTCTGGCTTCGGACGAGGTCAGTGAACTAGTTATGGGATGGCACGTCTCCCAGGAGGCCTCCTGCTCAGACCATAGATGGATTCGCTTCAGTCTACTAGCATCTAGCGACACACCAACCACCCGGAGGAATCCCAGGAAAACGGACCGAGCCACTTATAGGAAGGTCCTAGGTGAAAGCCTTGACCTGCTTCCACCGAAGGATGACCTTCGGGAGCCGGCTCAGATAGAACAGCAGGTAAATATCTTAACTGATACCCTCATAGACAGCTATCACAAGGCGTGCCCCCTAAAACCACCGGCAAGGACTGCCATAGCGGGTCACCAGTGGTGGGGCCCTGAACTGGAGAAACTCCGGCGAAAAACCAGGAAACTCTTCAACAGGGCCATGAACACAACGGCCGAGGTGGACTGGGACAACTACTACGAAGCCAAGGCCAAGTACAAGAACAGATTGCGGTACTGGAGGTCCTTGTCATGGAGGAACTTCTGCAGCAGCATCGAAACACTAGACCACGCCAACCGGGTAAGGAAAACCTTAGCGCACAAGCCCACATCACAACTGGGCTCACTGCGAAAACCCGATGGCACATACACATCTTCCCCTGCAGAGACCCAACGCCTTCTCCTGGTAACTCACTTTCCAGGATGCGTAAGTCTCGACGATGCAGATCAGCCGGAAGAGGAATACAGCACAACGGACAACAATTGGCAAATGGCGCACAGAGTCGTCACCGCTGAGAAACTCAGGTGGACCATAGACAGCTTCCATCCCTTCAAGGCGGCTGGTCCGGATGGGATCTTCCCCGCTCTCCTACAGTGGGGCCTAGGACTCATCCAGGAAACCCTGACCAACATCATGGCAGCCTGCCTAGCCTGGGGGTACGTGCCCAGAAGATGGAGAGATGTGAATGTGGTATTCATACCTAAACCAGGTAAAAACGATTACACAGCTGCTAAATCCTTTAGGCCCATCAGTCTCACATCATTCCTGCTGAAAACTTTGGAAAAACTGTGCGACAGGGATCTGAGGGACCGAGCGCTAAAGAACATACCGATGCATAACAACCAACACGCGTACAGCTCAGGTAAATCTACGGAATCGGCTTTACACATGGTCGTAAGCCGCATTGAGAGAGCCATCCATGGCAAAGAAATGTGCCTTGGCACTTTCATTGACATAGAGGGCGCTTTTGACAAGACTCACTTTACCAGTATAGGGAATGCCCTGGAAAGCCACGGCGCTGAACCCGGACTAATAAAGTGGATCATGAACATGCTTAATCAAAGGACAATAAGGTATGTAGGTGAACCGCAGGCCGTAGCGGCGGTGCGAGGATGCCCTCAAGGGGGAGTCCTGTCACCTCTGTTGTGGAACCTAGTAGTCAACAACCTCATAACCAAACTGAACGAGGAACACTTCTACACAATAGGCTACGCTGATGATCTGGCAATATTAATATCAGGTAAATTCGCCAGTACAGTAAGCGACCTCACCCAGGCGGCTCTTCGGATCGTAGAACGCTGGTGTAGAGAATTTGACCTATCGGTTAACCCCACCAAAACAGAAATGGTAATTAATGTTCACCAATAAAAGGGCACTTGGCAACTTTACCAGACCAACACTCTTCCAGACTGAACTACAGCTGACCGATGAAGTTAAGTACTTAGGGCTGACTCTCGACAGTAAACTCAACTGGAACAATCACATCAACAAACGTATAGACAAGGCGGGAGTAGTCTTCTGGCAGTGCAGAAGGATGATCGGTAAGAGGTGGGGACTCAATCCGAAAATTACCCTTTGGCTCTATAAGACTATAATCCGCCCCCTACTCTGTTACGGAGCTTTGGTTTGGTGGCCAAGAACAAACCTAAGCAACGTACGTGACAAGCTACAAAGACTCCAGAGGCTCGCATGCGCGGCCACCACTGGTTGCACAAGGTCCACTCCGACTGCAGCCATGGAGGTCATGCTAAACCTTCCACCGCTGCATCTACACATACAGCAAGAGGCCAGTCTCTCAGCGGTAAGGTTGCGAACCCTGAACATATGGTCTAACATCACAGGAGCTCTTCACACAACATGCCTGGAAAAGGTATACAACGAATTTCCAGTGCTCAGGGCGGGCACGGATCGAATTCACAAACAagccatctttgacaaaaggtacaaaatacaattatatgAGGACGACAACTATGAAGAACTCAATCCCCGGAagctgagaatcttcactgATAGGTCCAAAACAGACAGCGGATCGGGCTCTGGTACCTTTTCAGAAGACCTGAACATGTCAATCACCACTCCGCTAGGAGCCCATAACTCGGTATTCCAAGCTGAGTGTATGGGCATCATAAACGCGGCGGCTGCCACCACTGCAAGGAAGGTAGTAGGATCctccatccgcatactctccgACAGTAGAGCAGTCTTAATGGCCCTAAAAAGCCATATAGTTACATCCAAACTTATACAGGAATGCCACGAACGACTAATGGAGGTATGTCAGAACAACAAGATCACCTTACAATGGATCAAGGGACACAGTGGATCCCGAGGTAACGATGCTGCGGACGAGCTTGCCAGACAAGGATCGGGTGCGGGGGCGATTGGCCCGGAACCGATTCTCCCGATACCGTTTAGCAAGGTACGCTCAATGCTGCTGGCACGCACTGGGAAACTGCACACAGAACACTGGCTAAACCAGACTGGATGCAGACAGGCCAAAGAAGCCATGCCTGGCATCAACGGTAAGCTCACAAGGACGCTCCTTCAACTAGGAAAGGTTCGACTGAGGATGGtaaccagtgtcataacaggtcatggactttttaacaaacatctttttataacaggtgtcacagacagtcccctatgccgtggatgcatggagaaggaagaaacagcctctcacgtggtgttggaatgcagcggagtggccccatacagggaaaaacatctcggatctccgagagacctccccgaggtcctactcaacatcaaaggtttggtgggattcctcgaggagctgggctggcagGACTAGCccaccccctatcacgcaaaataggcgcaggacgtcgagttgcggaaaatcgcccgtactacaatacaatacaatacctactttagctgccgtcactaattccacgcagacgaagtcgcgggcaaaagctagtaggtacataatttggAAGGTTGAAAAGCATACCTATTAGAGATGAAGTTGAAGAattataaaaattattaaaaacaatGAAGAAAAGCGTattaactagtgtccgaccgaaacatgtttttttgccgaaaccgaaaccgaaaccgaatgttcggctttggctctagtttcggccgaaaccgaaaccgaaaccgaaccttttgtagacttgttaaaatcgttgaaaaaatgtcataaaaccgcttttacacacatattatggggctgtcaacaccccatgtccttgaaattgatgttacttaagcagttttttaagaaaattactagagttagaccaagataattctgcaacgattttgataacatacgcagtgcaagtgttattttaaacgtcaaaacttctgtgaaattatgacgtataaataacatttgcactagttgcactgcgtatgctatcaaaataattgtagaactttcttggtctaactctattcattcaccagtcaagtcaacatgtagatacagtgtcaaccaaaaacgcgagcgcagcgagcgcgaattttttgttgacataatcgcaaggccgggtaccgatcttcatctgggcctaaacgtccgaagagccccagtgaggcgaactttcatgcgaagtcaaagccgtgcttcaggcttcaggataagtagttgagcacagactccaaccaatgtccattgtattaaaaagcgagatatttccttgagcgctggtggcctagcggtaagagcgtgcgactttcaatccgaaggtcgcaggtacaaaccccggctcgtaccaatgagtttttcggaacttatatacgaaatatcatttgatatttactatttgcttttcggtgaaggaaaaacatcgtgaggaagccggactagtcccgatagggcctagtttactctctgggttcgaaggtcagtctgatggagtcgctttcgtaaaaactagtgcctacgccaattcttgggattagttgtcaattggaccccaggctcccatgagccgtggcaaaaattccgggattacgcgaggaagatgatgagttttcttattattcctttgcccaggcccagtaacatgcgacagtgctatctcatttactccgatacaattagacagtgtgcgcgttataggtattaacagcctcttaagactgcgtcgaccgtctagtggcgccctcattagtggaattgtgttttataataaaccaattaatttctgtacctatctcggagtaaatatctatggagtggccattaacaggcgttcccctctgcaaaaagtccgcggccgccggtcaaggtggttatataaaactagttgccacacgtcatacgccattcagcaaacgtcagtctaagcggaatgataggagccgaaaatgccgaattgcagcgttttcttgtgcaaaatgagatcggaaacgtctagtctacaaaaagaacacgtttcttatcatatgtaagtactattacatctaaatattatcaaatagtgcattaactttgcaaataactaaaaaacattgtcaatctgacagtgataccagtgatatggtattagatctaaattagggtaattctaaagaagactttatAATATTCATTAGGTAtgagtagaatttctaataggaaatattatgcgaaactctgcgtagagggcgcgactaccacaatccatcacaatccgggggtccgccgcggaacaagaaaatttaaatttcgttatctaacctccctatcactattgcatattttgagcgataaagagaaaagagaaaatttactagctagcttagtgctacactctggcggcataacattgcagtaatacgccctatttgcgttgctttttgttacataatttatgtaacacattatttttatataacaccttagattcatatcaacctaatctatttaatcaaataaatagatctataagaataaagaaaagggggacgggggatcaaaaactagtcgaaaacatctcgcgtgatttgtgcacaacccctaaataacgtaaaattaccgatagactattttttgaaaattaatttttcctttagtttctacatatagctggtcaagcagatcttgtcagtagaaaaaggccggcaaatttgaaaaatgtaggcgggaagggatatcgtcccatagaaaattttaattttgcgccttttttactgacaagatttgcttgaccagctatatatttttaaataacatgtcaaatattttattaatttaaggtatttacggctgtcactttccataaataggcacttttaatttattactctggtatcaccgtaccaatattagtgatgggacaccataaaaaccaatatcggtaaaatcgatataaacataatgaataatatacagatggtcaagcaaatcttgtcagtagcaaaaggtggcaaatttaaaaataaagtaggcgcgaagggtgatcgttccatagaaaatttgaatttcgcacctttttctacaagatttgcttgaccaactttattaTTACATGACACGGGATATCTGGATCCGAGCCTGTGAAAATCATGTGTCATGGTCTCCTAAACgtacttaataaaaattcaacctGAAACAGctttaggactcttatttatgataatatacagccagtgtttataaactacttttagatatttattttagaggatttgtggttttttgtcccattaccgtttccacgtccattatagggtacaCTACTATATTTACGAATAAAAGATTTTATAAaaagttgttttgttttttgctgttttataaaagctgttatttccataaaatatgtaaaactGTTCTGCCTGAGCCTAGAT from Cydia splendana chromosome 5, ilCydSple1.2, whole genome shotgun sequence encodes:
- the LOC134791151 gene encoding uncharacterized protein LOC134791151, with the translated sequence MKIKPQMFLLIISSSLIITTSANTKCSSETTPVVPKYYKMEKCQRSKLGVAAKANYSTLTSCQRLGIEKKALALNFVPPEVLRKTGKKKKDNETEPLEYTCEVLKCAEVDGGLSLVNDSRYDYYSIYAKPVLHINSTCIPATGMFFLTPTKLNYTEARTACRNMSGVLADTASEQRTDALAQMLAGAGVDAALVALRRSNASNSLFIGANGDSLDCTTYRAWAPGHPRRRHDRFNCVVVTRQKTWRSTSCKDKYQALCELNPGGPYKRGSLFSSLGPPNSECL